Part of the Virgibacillus natechei genome is shown below.
ACCAATCCGCTCCGAATAAAAGTGGGGGGATAATGGCAACCAACAAAGCAACCACCATGATGGCTGGTGTGTAATATCTCGCAAATTTATCAACAAATGCTTGAGATGGTGCCCGTTCAGCTTGAGCTTCTTCTACTAAGTGAATAATTTTAGCGATGGTAGTGTCTTTCGCAAGTTTAGTAACACGAACCTCTAGGGCACCTTCTTCGTTTAAGGTTCCCGCAAAAACTTCATCACCAATCACTTTATGGGCAGGGATGGATTCGCCTGTTATCGAAGCCTGATTAATGGAGGATTGACCGTTAATGACTTCACCGTCCATCGCAAGCTTCTGTCCAGGTTTGATCAGCATAATATCATCAATTTGTACATCTTCCACATCGATTTCCATCGTTTCATTTCCACGTCTTATCGTTGCCTTATTCGGGGCAATATCCATCAAAGACTTAATGGACTGGCGGGCTTTATCCATCGAATATCCCTCTAAAGCTTCACTCACTGCAAATAGGAATACAACGACCGCACCTTCAGCCCATTCCCCAATAATAGCTGCACCAATAATAGCGACAGTCATTAATGTTTTCATATCAAATTCAAGTTTTGTCAGATTCTTTAATCCAATTTTGAATAAGTCATAACCGCCAATAATGATAGATAATCCAAACGTTCCAATGGTTAGAGGGCTATTTTCTCCATATTGAACGAGAAAAATAAATCCAATCACGATAAAGACTAAAGAAATCATGGCCGTACTATTTTCCCTTTTTTTCCAAAAGGAGTTCTTTTCCTCTGGTTGTCTTTGTCGCTCCGGAAACACTTTAATCCCGTCGAATGCACCTGCTTGTTCCAACTGGTCGATGGACGCTTCTCCTTTAACAGTGATTTTAGCTGCACCAAAATTAAGCTGTACATCATCAACCGTATGAATATTACGTATGTTTTTCTCAAATTTAGCTGCACAATTTGTACAGGATAAACCCTGCAAACGATATACGTTATTTTTATCCATCATGCTTTTCACCTTCTTGGGCATGTATAATTGCTATCGATACAAGTTGTCGAACATGGTCATCCTCAAGCGAATAGAAAACTAACTTTCCTTCTTTTCGAAATTTGGCTAATCCCATATTACGTAGTAACCGTAAATGATGAGAAGCTGTTGCAGTAGTAGAATCAATAATATTGGCAACATCGCACACACATAATTCCCTTTCTAACGTAAGAGCGTAGGCAATTTTTAAGCGGGTTGCGTCTGCTAATGCCTTGAAAATCATTTCTACTCCATGAACTTGTTCCATCTTTGGTTGAATGTGATTTACTTTTTCCACATCAAAACAAAAGGTGTCGCATGTATCGTTGGATTTAGTTAATACTTTTTCTCTGCTCATCCTTTTCACCTTCATTCAAATGATTGTTTGATTATAGTGTATAGGATGTAAAAATAAAAAACAATCAAATGAAAGTTTGAGTGAGAGGTTTTATTGATATATTTTCGTTGAAGCAATATTATCTCTCACTGGGTGAGTTTTATTACAGTTTAACGGGCAATCAATCATGAATGAAAACTTCACCAATAATGATGAAACAAAGCTAAGTGTGGAATAATTTTCATCTGAATCTACTCAAGCAATCAGCGTCGTGAATCGAATAATTCCTACCGTGAAGGGGAGAATAATTGCAAAAGTTTTACATTGGTGGAACATGAAATGGAAAGTAAAATAACCGCTTCAGAACTTAATAACCTCAGCAACACCTATCTTGGAAACTCAACGGCTGTCGTGGATTGCTGATATTTATTAAAATAATTGAGGTTACTTTATACTTTGCTAAATATGAGATGAAGGAAGTTGGTAATTTGTTGAGTCAAGCAGGTTACCCGCATTCTGAAGGTTTTACAAATGAGGATTTCACGTATACAGCACGGGCTCTTTGCCTCAATGTGGTGGGAAGTTATCCTTCATTGAGGCAATTTTGTGCCGTGTTATTTGTATCGTCATGGGGTTACAAATCACACCATGCACCAATTTCATAATAGTTGAGTGGCCGAGGTTTTACAAATACGGATAGAATATGTAGCCCCTCTATTGCATTGGTCATAGAGGAGCTACATGCGAACGTTACTTCGCCTCAGGAACTCCAATTAATTCTGGTACCGTAACAAATTCAATACCATCCGCCTGTAATTTGGATATGATTTCATCTAACGCGCGAGCCGTGGATGATAGGTCCTCATCCTCAAAACCAGAATCCCCCGCGTCATGCATGAGAATAATGGATCCTGGCCCTGTGTTGCTTAATACATTATCGATGATTACTTCTGTACTAATTTGTTTCCAGTCTAAGGAATCTACATTCCAACCAACTACTGTGTGATTCATTTCGCCTAATGCTTCTACCAACTCTTCATTCAACATGCCATAGGGAGATCGGAAATGCCTGGGTTGAAATCCGATAACATCTGCAATCGCATCTTCTGTCTCTCTTACTTCCCACTGTAATCGTCCTATCCCTTCTTCCTCTTCTGGCAAGTTAGGGTGCGAATACGTATGATTTCCTATTGCATGGCCTTCTTCATGAATCCGGTTTACAAGATCGGGATGCTCTTCTACTCTTGAGCCTACGAGGAAAAAGGTAGCCGGAACGTCATACTCTTCCAAAACATCTAGTACTTCAGGCGTAAATCGTGGATCTGGTCCATCATCAAATGTTAGGGCGACCCGATCTTCTTCAAGAGTACCACGTAATACTAATATATCAGGGTACAGCCTTTGTAGTTTCTCATTAGAAACAGGATGAGGTTCCCGTACCTCTTCCTCAGTTCCACCTTCAAGCGGGGGTTGATTCTGTACGAAATCAATGTTTTCTTGTTCATTTTGCTCTTCTTGTTGATCCTGCAATGGCGCTGTTTTCGGCTGATCAGGAGTTGCATCTTCATCAGGTGTCGATTGATCGTCTTGTGCACAAGCACTCACGAAAAGAACTAGCGCAGCGATGAAGAATATTTTATATGGTTTTATTTTACAAAGCATTTTAACCTATACCTCCAAATTTTAAAAAATAGTTGTTATAGGCTGTGTAACCTTTGGATAAAACATACAGTATCTGTGTTAGTTAGGAGTTTTAATATGATTAAAACCTCTAATGGAGATTCCAATAGAGGTTTTATCGTAGTTTAATGGGCAGGTTGACTAAATACGCGATGTCCTAGGAATGCGCGTGAATGCTCGTCCCACTCTGAATGAGGTTTTTTATATTAGTTTAGCGTTATTTTTCCTCGGGAATTCCAAGTAACTCTGGAACGGTAACAAATTCAATACCGTCCGCCTGTAATTGCGGAATGATTTCATCTAATGAGCGGGGCGTATCGGATAAGTCCACTTCCTCTGTGTCCACGTCACCTCCATCATGCATGAGAATAATGGATCCTGGAACGGTATTGCTTAACACATTGTCGGATATCTCTTCTACACCAAGCTCTTTCCAGTCCAAGGAATCTACATCCCAGCCGACGACTGAATAATTCATTTCGCCTAATGGTTCTACTAATTCTTCATTTAATGCACCATAGGGTGATCGAAAATGTTTAGGTCTGAAACCAATAATATCGTTAATTACATCTTCTGTATCCTGTACTTCTGACTGCAATCTCTCCACGGCTTCATCCGCTTCTGGTAAATTCGGATGCGTGTACGTATGGTTACCTATTGCATGACCTTCTTCATGAATCCGGGTTGCAAGCTCTGGATTTGCTTCTACTCTTTCTCCCATTAGGAAAAAAGTAGCTTTGACGTCATGTTCTTCTAATTTGTCCAGTACATCTGGCGTAAAGCGAGGATCCGGCCCATCATCAAATGTTAAAGCCACTCGATCGTCATCAGGAGAACCTCGTAAAACTAAAATATCGGGATACTCATCTGCCAACTTCTCATTAGAAACAGGATTCGGTTCCCTGATTATTTTCTCTGGACCCCCATCAAGTTTAGGTGGATCCTGTACGAATTCTTGTTCATCCTCTTGATCGGGTTGGAACTGCATTGGCAGCAAGGTGTTCGGTTGATCATGAATAACATTTGGTTGCGTTTGCTCTTCTTGTCCACATGCGCTTATGAAAAGAAACAGCGCAATGATGCATAAAATGTGATAGCTTCTTATTTTAAATTGCAATTTGACCTATACCTCCCATAGGAACTTAGTTGCTATAGGTTGTGCTGTTTTTGGGATAAACATACAGCATCTTTTCTAGGGGGGACTCATTATGCTTTACTATCTGATAAAAAAGGAAGGATTAGCTCTATGGCTATTCCTTCCAATAAAAACGCTTGTTCATTTATGGCTCTTCACCAAAATCTATGGTTGACAAACTAGGTGTAATTATGAATTATAGTGCCGCTGCGGAAAAACACTACGCTTTCCGTGGGCTTGAGCTCAGCCTTCGACGCACAGGACGTGCTAGTGCAGGTGTTGCGACAGGACGTCGCGAACTTAACCTGCCTCAGAAAAAAGAAGTTCACTTTTTTCCTGTGGGGTCTTCCCACTGCGCATTCCCACAGGACAAGGAAGGCTACGGCAGCATTGCATCGCACGAAGAAAATTGGTCCTGAATTTTCGAGGAGTCTACGTGTTTTTCCTCCGCTAGATAGTCCTATTACCATAATTATTCATTAATTTCAACCATTAATTTTGGTGTTGACCCTCATTTATTTTGCAAAATTATTTTACTGCTGCGTTATTTTCATCTTTCGTAACGACATCTACTTTTCCTGTACCTGGATCAATGACTAATCCGTGGACGTTAACTTCTTTTGGTAGAAGCGGGTGGTTGCGTATGATTGCTACACTTTGTGCGATAGATTCTTCGACGGTATCGAATCCATGGAATTCTTCATGTAAATCTATCCCACCGTGTGAAAGTGTATGTATGGTTTCTTCTGTAATACCGCGGTCTGTCATACCTTTTGTTAACGCCTCTGTATCAACTTGCGACATGCCACAATCATGATGGCCAATGACGATAATCTCTTCTGCTTTTAATTTAAATACTGCAACCAGAATACTTTTCATAATGCTATCAAATGGTTTACGGATTATCGCACCCGCATTTTTTAACATTTTCACATCGCCGTTTTGAATGTTTAAAGCTCTTGGGAGTAATTCGACTAGACGTGATTCCATACAGGTAAATACAACCATTCGCTTATTTGGATAGGTATCTGTTTCATACATCTCATATTTTTTTCCTGCTACAAATTCTCTGTTGTATTCGATCATTTCTTCAAGGGGCATCGAATTCATCTCCTTTTGCGAATTTTTATTGGCAGTAAAGAAAGTATATCCATACTTCTTTCTGCATAAGTGCAACTAAGTCAACTTGCGAAAGGGCTTGGCAAGTTGCCAAGTTTTCTAATACAAACTATACCAGTTTTCTTCTAATTTAGGAAGATTCCTTCACTACACTCCTAGCGATGATAATGTACAAATAGGTTATCAATGCTGGATAGATCCGTGTTATGCTTGAAAGGAGAAAGTAACCCTTTCTGATTGTGACTCTTAAGAATTAATACCACTCTTCATTTTCTTAAAAAAATGAGGTAAGATAAAATGGCTTAGTATGGAGCATTAGTGTCTTATATATATGTTGTTAGTAGGAGGGATGGCATGGCTAAGAAAAAATATTATGTTGTATGGTCAGGGAACAAGACGGGGATCTTTGATACTTGGGAAGAATGTAAAAAACAGGTTCTAGGAGTAAAAGGTGCAAGGTACAAATCCTTCCCTTCAAAAGAGGAAGCAGAAATTGCCTTTAAAAATGGATCTGCTCCAATGAAAAAATCCATTCACAAAAAGGAATCATCAAGTAAGAAGCAGTCAGCAACATTTATTGAAGAAAGTATAAGTGTGGATGCTGCGTGTAGCGGGAACCCAGGAGTCATGGAATATAAGGGGGTTTATACAA
Proteins encoded:
- a CDS encoding ArsR/SmtB family transcription factor — its product is MSREKVLTKSNDTCDTFCFDVEKVNHIQPKMEQVHGVEMIFKALADATRLKIAYALTLERELCVCDVANIIDSTTATASHHLRLLRNMGLAKFRKEGKLVFYSLEDDHVRQLVSIAIIHAQEGEKHDG
- a CDS encoding polysaccharide deacetylase family protein produces the protein MLCKIKPYKIFFIAALVLFVSACAQDDQSTPDEDATPDQPKTAPLQDQQEEQNEQENIDFVQNQPPLEGGTEEEVREPHPVSNEKLQRLYPDILVLRGTLEEDRVALTFDDGPDPRFTPEVLDVLEEYDVPATFFLVGSRVEEHPDLVNRIHEEGHAIGNHTYSHPNLPEEEEGIGRLQWEVRETEDAIADVIGFQPRHFRSPYGMLNEELVEALGEMNHTVVGWNVDSLDWKQISTEVIIDNVLSNTGPGSIILMHDAGDSGFEDEDLSSTARALDEIISKLQADGIEFVTVPELIGVPEAK
- a CDS encoding polysaccharide deacetylase family protein gives rise to the protein MQFKIRSYHILCIIALFLFISACGQEEQTQPNVIHDQPNTLLPMQFQPDQEDEQEFVQDPPKLDGGPEKIIREPNPVSNEKLADEYPDILVLRGSPDDDRVALTFDDGPDPRFTPDVLDKLEEHDVKATFFLMGERVEANPELATRIHEEGHAIGNHTYTHPNLPEADEAVERLQSEVQDTEDVINDIIGFRPKHFRSPYGALNEELVEPLGEMNYSVVGWDVDSLDWKELGVEEISDNVLSNTVPGSIILMHDGGDVDTEEVDLSDTPRSLDEIIPQLQADGIEFVTVPELLGIPEEK
- a CDS encoding beta-class carbonic anhydrase; protein product: MPLEEMIEYNREFVAGKKYEMYETDTYPNKRMVVFTCMESRLVELLPRALNIQNGDVKMLKNAGAIIRKPFDSIMKSILVAVFKLKAEEIIVIGHHDCGMSQVDTEALTKGMTDRGITEETIHTLSHGGIDLHEEFHGFDTVEESIAQSVAIIRNHPLLPKEVNVHGLVIDPGTGKVDVVTKDENNAAVK